The Anolis carolinensis isolate JA03-04 chromosome 1, rAnoCar3.1.pri, whole genome shotgun sequence genome window below encodes:
- the LOC134296042 gene encoding helofensin-3-like: MSNSQLLLFLLLLMLLVLPGFPYVPEPGPVKCFVYFDGFCHPGSCPKYAVQRRHCSSKMSCCESKITHAEDCFINGGGCGARVCPRNTFRRGECNLGFPCCIYKS; the protein is encoded by the exons atGAGCAACTCTCagcttctcctttttcttcttttgttgaTGCTTCTGGTTCTTCCAG ggttCCCCTATGTACCTGAGCCTGGTCCAgttaaatgttttgtttattttgatgGCTTTTGCCATCCTGGGTCCTGTCCTAAGTATGCAGTCCAACGAAGACACTGCAGCTCAAAGATGTCATGCTGTGAAAG TAAGATAACTCATGCAGAGGATTGCTTCATAAATGGAGGTGGTTGTGGAGCCCGAGTGTGTCCTCGCAATACATTTCGCCGTGGAGAATGTAATCTGGGTTTTCCATGCTGTATCTA CAAGTCTTAA